From a single Streptomyces liliifuscus genomic region:
- a CDS encoding exo-rhamnogalacturonan lyase family protein, with amino-acid sequence MSPIPRRSLLKAAAVAGAAAQFSWALGAQDAQAAPRAEAADADPVTLDWLEDGGLGAAPGSTVGVPWPKGAYEKEQTFALTDGDGKEVPVQSWPIGYWPDGSLKWTAHAVGPGAGSGKLTLAAGASAAPAKKVTVDRRGGSIDVSTGVITAKIGKSGSTLVKSVLRGSAEIAKDGRLVLLRQPEIEDGDQGAEKYERFESVISEVEVEQDGPVRAVVRIDGKHRKGSRSWLPFSVRLYFYAGAESFRMVHTITFDGTQEPGKASGDFIRGIGVRFKVPMRDAAYDRHIRIGGEGTGLLREAVKGITGLRRDPGAAVRTAQFEGKKLPDPSTWDQRVTTRLQYIPEWGDYTLSQLSADGFGVRKRTKKGHGWIPAGGGRRASGFGYVGGASGGLAFGLRDFWEKFPAQLDIRDAQTDEAEVTMWLWSPEAQPMDLRFYHDGMGQDTYPEQLEGLNITYEDYEPEFGTPYGIARTSELLFWAHESTPSAEAMAEQVAAVRTPAQLVAPPQHLIKAGVFGKLFSAPDRSTAAKAKIEDHLDFLFTYYKDQVEMRRWYGFWDYGDIMHSYDPSRHQWCYDVGGYAWDNSELSPDLWLWFAYMRSGRADIFRFAEAMTRHTGEVDVYHLGKWAGLGTRHGVQHYADSAKQQRIANTTYRRYYYFLTADERVGDLMHANVDSDETFLVLDPIRKIRTEPYEPDRNALSIGFGTDWSGLVSAWLTEWERRGPKWEKAKARVLSTMETIAAQPNGFVQGSALYDLDTGRFAVADKAVVGVSHLSAMFGLVELNAELLDQIDMPKFKEAWLDYCRYFNATKAEQAARYGSNFGSLLLFQGHSRQDAYAAVQLGDDALAARAWRQFYNSADTWDYKESTDWSTKEVDGPTGLVSGSEASWVSTNTTALYGLAAIQNLALVGDKMP; translated from the coding sequence ATGTCCCCCATCCCTCGCAGGTCCCTCCTCAAGGCGGCCGCCGTCGCCGGAGCCGCCGCCCAGTTCAGCTGGGCCCTGGGCGCCCAGGACGCGCAGGCCGCGCCGAGAGCCGAGGCCGCCGACGCGGACCCGGTGACCCTGGACTGGCTGGAGGACGGCGGCCTCGGCGCCGCCCCCGGCTCGACCGTGGGCGTGCCCTGGCCGAAGGGCGCGTACGAGAAGGAGCAGACGTTCGCGCTGACGGACGGAGACGGCAAGGAGGTGCCCGTCCAGTCCTGGCCGATCGGCTACTGGCCGGACGGCTCGCTGAAGTGGACGGCACACGCGGTCGGGCCGGGCGCTGGGAGCGGCAAGCTCACGCTCGCCGCGGGGGCGTCCGCCGCGCCCGCCAAGAAAGTGACCGTCGACAGGCGCGGCGGTTCCATCGACGTGTCCACCGGTGTCATCACCGCGAAGATCGGCAAGAGCGGCTCCACGCTGGTGAAGTCCGTGCTGCGCGGCTCGGCGGAGATCGCCAAGGACGGCCGTCTCGTGCTGCTGCGGCAGCCCGAGATCGAGGACGGCGACCAGGGTGCGGAGAAGTACGAGCGGTTCGAGAGCGTCATCAGTGAAGTCGAGGTCGAGCAGGACGGGCCGGTCCGCGCGGTCGTCCGTATCGACGGCAAGCACCGCAAGGGCAGCCGGAGTTGGCTGCCGTTCTCGGTCCGGCTCTACTTCTACGCGGGCGCCGAGTCGTTCCGGATGGTGCACACGATCACCTTCGACGGCACGCAGGAGCCCGGCAAGGCCAGTGGTGACTTCATCCGCGGCATCGGCGTCCGGTTCAAGGTGCCGATGCGCGACGCCGCGTACGACCGGCACATCCGTATCGGCGGCGAGGGCACCGGTCTGCTGCGCGAGGCCGTCAAGGGCATCACGGGTCTGCGCCGGGACCCGGGCGCGGCCGTGCGCACCGCCCAGTTCGAGGGCAAGAAGCTGCCCGACCCGTCGACCTGGGACCAGCGGGTGACCACCCGGCTCCAGTACATCCCCGAGTGGGGCGACTACACCCTCTCCCAGCTGTCCGCGGACGGCTTCGGCGTGCGCAAGCGCACCAAGAAGGGCCACGGCTGGATCCCCGCGGGCGGTGGCCGGCGGGCCAGCGGCTTCGGGTACGTGGGTGGCGCGAGCGGTGGACTCGCCTTCGGGCTGCGGGACTTCTGGGAGAAGTTCCCCGCCCAGCTCGACATCCGCGACGCCCAGACCGACGAGGCCGAGGTCACCATGTGGCTCTGGTCGCCCGAGGCGCAACCCATGGACCTGCGCTTCTACCACGACGGCATGGGCCAGGACACGTACCCCGAACAGCTCGAAGGCCTCAACATCACCTACGAGGACTACGAGCCCGAGTTCGGCACGCCCTACGGCATCGCCCGTACCAGCGAACTCCTCTTCTGGGCCCACGAGTCGACACCGAGCGCCGAGGCGATGGCCGAGCAGGTGGCGGCCGTCCGCACCCCGGCGCAGCTCGTCGCCCCGCCCCAACACCTCATCAAGGCAGGCGTGTTCGGGAAGCTGTTCTCCGCGCCGGACCGCTCCACCGCCGCCAAGGCGAAGATCGAGGACCACCTCGACTTCCTCTTCACCTATTACAAGGACCAGGTGGAGATGCGCCGTTGGTACGGCTTCTGGGACTACGGCGACATCATGCACTCGTACGACCCGAGCCGGCACCAGTGGTGCTACGACGTCGGCGGCTACGCCTGGGACAACTCCGAGCTCTCGCCCGACCTGTGGCTCTGGTTCGCGTACATGCGCTCCGGCCGCGCCGACATCTTCCGCTTCGCCGAGGCCATGACCCGGCACACCGGCGAGGTCGACGTCTACCACCTCGGCAAGTGGGCGGGCCTCGGCACCCGGCACGGCGTCCAGCACTACGCCGACAGCGCCAAGCAGCAGCGCATCGCCAACACCACCTACCGCCGCTACTACTACTTCCTCACCGCGGACGAGCGCGTCGGCGACCTCATGCACGCCAACGTCGACTCCGACGAGACGTTCCTCGTCCTCGACCCCATCCGCAAGATCCGCACCGAGCCGTACGAGCCGGACCGCAACGCGCTCTCCATCGGCTTCGGCACCGACTGGAGCGGTCTGGTCTCCGCCTGGCTCACCGAGTGGGAGCGGCGCGGCCCCAAGTGGGAGAAGGCGAAGGCGCGGGTCCTGTCGACGATGGAGACCATCGCCGCCCAGCCCAACGGGTTCGTCCAGGGCAGCGCCCTGTACGACCTGGACACCGGCAGGTTCGCCGTCGCGGACAAGGCCGTGGTCGGCGTCTCGCACCTCTCGGCGATGTTCGGCCTGGTCGAGCTGAACGCCGAGCTGCTCGACCAGATCGACATGCCGAAGTTCAAGGAGGCATGGCTCGACTACTGCCGCTACTTCAACGCGACCAAGGCCGAGCAGGCCGCGCGCTATGGGTCCAACTTCGGCTCCCTGCTGCTGTTCCAGGGCCACTCACGTCAGGACGCCTATGCCGCCGTCCAGTTGGGCGACGACGCGCTGGCCGCGCGGGCGTGGCGGCAGTTCTACAACAGTGCCGACACGTGGGACTACAAGGAGTCGACGGACTGGTCCACGAAGGAGGTCGACGGGCCGACCGGCTTGGTCTCGGGCAGTGAGGCGTCGTGGGTTTCGACCAACACGACGGCGTTGTACGGGTTGGCGGCGATTCAGAATCTGGCGTTGGTGGGCGACAAGATGCCGTGA